From one Deltaproteobacteria bacterium genomic stretch:
- a CDS encoding type II toxin-antitoxin system RelE/ParE family toxin, translating into MPDVVYSATAIANLERAFEFLAGHDPAVARRAATAIRSAVEALAEHPLVGRRVQGELRELVISFGRTGYVALYRFVPARNQVRILAIRHQRELGYPR; encoded by the coding sequence GTGCCGGACGTAGTCTACTCCGCGACGGCCATCGCCAACCTCGAGCGCGCGTTCGAGTTCCTCGCCGGGCACGACCCCGCGGTCGCGCGCCGGGCTGCCACCGCGATCCGGAGCGCGGTCGAAGCTTTGGCCGAGCACCCGCTCGTCGGGCGGCGAGTGCAGGGCGAGCTGCGAGAGCTCGTGATCTCGTTCGGCCGAACGGGATACGTCGCGCTCTACCGCTTCGTCCCCGCACGCAACCAGGTTCGTATCCTCGCGATCCGACACCAGCGGGAGCTTGGCTACCCGCGGTGA
- a CDS encoding MFS transporter, which translates to MIEASLGPTRFPRDFWLYLASRFCTATASMLLRAAVAWHVYALSRSAFHLGLIGIVQFLPVLPLTLVAGALADAHDRRRIMMIAQLVSLGCSMALWLATRGGAASLPLLYGMILLVAAAAAFDNPARASLLPGLVGRDAFPRAVTLAATNQALAFATGPAVAGLLIGAAGVGMAYALDAALTAVSLAALTLFRSPAPEGARVRIRLQAIRDGLAFVWRSEVILGCMTVDMFAVIFGGASALLPIYATAILHVGARGYGLLASSFELGALVASAALVARRPITRAGPALLVAVALYGIATIAFGLSRWFPLSVVAYAAAGMADQVSVVLRNTAIQLSTPDALRGRVSAVNMIFIGASNQLGAAESGFVAALTSATFSVVSGGLGCLAVVAIVAARLPRLRRYRTDEPLSGPR; encoded by the coding sequence GTGATCGAGGCGTCGCTCGGCCCCACGAGGTTCCCGCGCGACTTCTGGCTCTACCTGGCGAGCCGGTTCTGCACGGCCACCGCCTCGATGCTGCTGCGCGCCGCGGTGGCGTGGCACGTCTACGCGCTCTCGCGTTCCGCCTTTCACCTCGGGCTGATCGGCATCGTGCAGTTCCTGCCCGTGCTGCCGCTGACGCTCGTCGCCGGTGCCCTGGCCGACGCCCACGACCGGCGCCGGATCATGATGATCGCGCAGCTCGTGTCGCTCGGCTGCTCGATGGCGCTCTGGCTGGCCACGCGCGGCGGTGCCGCGAGCCTCCCCCTGCTCTACGGGATGATCCTGCTCGTTGCCGCCGCGGCCGCGTTCGACAACCCGGCGCGCGCCTCGCTCCTGCCGGGGCTGGTCGGCCGCGACGCGTTCCCGCGGGCCGTGACGCTCGCCGCCACCAATCAGGCGCTCGCCTTCGCCACCGGTCCTGCCGTGGCCGGGCTGCTGATCGGCGCGGCGGGCGTGGGCATGGCCTACGCGCTCGATGCGGCGCTCACCGCGGTGTCGCTCGCCGCGCTCACGCTCTTCCGCTCGCCGGCGCCCGAAGGAGCCCGCGTCCGGATCCGGCTGCAGGCGATTCGTGACGGCCTGGCCTTCGTCTGGCGCAGCGAGGTGATCTTGGGCTGCATGACCGTCGACATGTTCGCCGTGATCTTCGGCGGGGCCTCCGCCCTGCTGCCGATCTACGCCACCGCGATCCTGCACGTCGGCGCACGGGGGTATGGCCTGCTGGCGTCGTCCTTCGAGCTGGGCGCGCTCGTCGCCTCGGCGGCGTTGGTCGCGCGCCGTCCGATCACGCGGGCCGGGCCGGCGCTGCTCGTCGCCGTCGCCCTGTACGGGATCGCGACGATCGCCTTCGGGCTCTCGCGCTGGTTCCCGCTCTCGGTCGTCGCCTACGCGGCGGCCGGCATGGCCGATCAGGTGAGCGTCGTCCTGCGCAACACGGCGATCCAGCTCTCGACGCCCGACGCGCTCCGCGGCCGCGTGAGCGCCGTCAACATGATCTTCATCGGCGCGTCGAACCAGCTCGGCGCGGCGGAGTCCGGCTTCGTCGCCGCGCTCACGAGCGCCACGTTCTCCGTCGTCAGCGGGGGACTCGGCTGCCTCGCGGTCGTCGCGATCGTCGCGGCAAGGCTGCCGCGGCTGCGCCGCTACCGGACGGACGAGCCGCTCAGTGGTCCGCGCTGA
- a CDS encoding NAD-dependent epimerase/dehydratase family protein — MRVLVTGGTGTLGRPAARRLLERGHEVRVLTRQLSPALPGGAAAVRGDLSTGAGVAQAVERADAVLHAASNTGLGLGRGDVEATRRLLDAALGAGVAHLLYVSIVGIDRIPLGYYRRKLACEQLVAASGIGHTILRATQFHELLSAALLAVERWPIVPLPVSWRFQPVAAEEAAARAVELVVSGPHGRAPDVGGPEVMTLDEMTHIWRSRRGRPRRIVRIALPGRVARGFRLGLNTCPANASGGPRWVEHVARISG, encoded by the coding sequence ATGCGCGTCCTCGTCACGGGCGGCACGGGGACCCTCGGCCGCCCGGCGGCCCGGCGTCTCCTCGAGCGGGGACACGAGGTCCGCGTCCTCACCCGCCAGCTCTCGCCCGCGTTGCCCGGCGGCGCGGCGGCCGTGCGTGGCGACCTGTCGACCGGCGCGGGTGTCGCGCAAGCGGTGGAGCGTGCGGACGCTGTCCTCCACGCGGCCTCGAACACCGGCCTCGGTCTCGGCCGGGGCGACGTCGAAGCGACGCGGCGCCTGCTCGATGCGGCGCTAGGCGCCGGCGTCGCGCACCTGCTCTACGTGTCGATCGTCGGCATCGACCGGATCCCGCTCGGCTATTACCGGCGAAAGCTCGCCTGCGAGCAGCTCGTCGCGGCGAGCGGCATCGGCCACACGATCCTCCGCGCCACGCAGTTCCACGAGCTGCTTTCGGCTGCCCTCCTCGCCGTCGAGCGGTGGCCCATCGTGCCGCTGCCGGTATCGTGGCGCTTCCAGCCCGTTGCGGCGGAGGAAGCGGCGGCGCGCGCGGTCGAGCTCGTCGTATCCGGCCCGCACGGCCGCGCACCGGACGTTGGCGGGCCCGAGGTTATGACCCTCGACGAGATGACACACATCTGGCGGTCGCGCCGCGGCCGCCCCCGCCGGATCGTCCGCATCGCGCTGCCAGGACGGGTAGCGCGCGGGTTCCGCCTCGGGCTGAACACGTGCCCGGCGAATGCCTCGGGCGGTCCGCGGTGGGTCGAGCACGTGGCGAGGATCTCGGGGTGA
- a CDS encoding LLM class F420-dependent oxidoreductase, with product MKLGLMLGYWMAGPEDPIDIVLEAERLGYDSVWTAEAYGSDAVAPLCWIGARTRRIKLGTAVMQISARTPACVAMTAMTIDHLSGGRLVLGLGVSGPQVVEGWYGQPFPRPLERTREFVTLVRTMLRREGPVVFQGRHYQLPYFGGSGLGKPLKLIGQPLRPDVPIYLGAMGPRNIALAKEIADGWLPLYMSPYRMREVYGELLEGFRAGFQIACPVQVVVGDDVAQCLFPVKTTLAFYIGGMGHRTKNFSKEQVARMGYAAAADRVQQLFLEGRRGDAIAAVPDELADEIALCGPPARIRERLDAWRKTPVTTLVAMTRDPGVLRLLAEEIL from the coding sequence ATGAAACTCGGCCTCATGCTCGGCTACTGGATGGCCGGCCCCGAGGACCCGATCGACATCGTCCTCGAGGCCGAGCGCCTGGGCTACGACTCGGTGTGGACCGCGGAGGCCTACGGCTCGGACGCCGTCGCGCCGCTCTGCTGGATCGGGGCGCGCACCCGGCGGATCAAGCTCGGCACGGCCGTGATGCAGATCTCGGCGCGCACGCCCGCATGCGTCGCCATGACGGCGATGACGATCGACCACCTCTCGGGCGGGCGGCTCGTCCTCGGACTCGGCGTGTCGGGGCCGCAGGTGGTCGAGGGCTGGTACGGGCAGCCGTTCCCGCGCCCGCTCGAGCGGACGCGCGAGTTCGTCACGCTCGTCCGCACGATGCTCCGGCGCGAGGGGCCAGTCGTCTTCCAGGGGCGCCACTACCAGCTGCCGTACTTCGGCGGCAGCGGACTCGGGAAGCCGCTCAAGCTGATCGGGCAACCGCTCCGGCCCGACGTACCGATCTACCTCGGGGCGATGGGGCCCAGGAACATCGCGCTCGCGAAGGAGATCGCCGACGGCTGGCTGCCGCTCTACATGTCGCCCTACCGCATGCGGGAGGTCTACGGCGAGCTCCTCGAGGGCTTCCGCGCCGGGTTCCAGATCGCCTGCCCCGTGCAGGTCGTGGTCGGCGACGACGTGGCGCAGTGCCTCTTCCCGGTGAAGACGACGCTCGCCTTCTACATCGGCGGCATGGGGCACCGGACGAAGAACTTCTCGAAGGAGCAGGTAGCTCGGATGGGATACGCGGCGGCGGCCGATCGGGTGCAGCAGCTCTTCCTCGAGGGCCGGCGGGGCGATGCGATCGCGGCGGTGCCCGACGAGCTGGCCGACGAGATCGCGCTCTGCGGGCCCCCGGCCCGCATCCGCGAGCGCCTCGACGCCTGGCGGAAGACGCCGGTCACGACGCTCGTCGCGATGACGCGCGACCCGGGCGTGCTGCGACTCCTGGCCGAAGAGATATTGTGA
- a CDS encoding ribbon-helix-helix protein, CopG family gives MRQTITVRLSQELAAWLEDVAAKTGVSQGKIIRDQLEKAKAKGSGQPFMRLAGAVRGPRNLSSRKGFSRS, from the coding sequence ATGCGTCAGACAATAACCGTTCGCCTCAGCCAAGAGCTCGCCGCCTGGCTCGAGGACGTTGCGGCGAAGACCGGCGTCTCGCAGGGCAAGATCATCCGCGACCAGCTCGAAAAGGCCAAGGCAAAGGGGTCCGGTCAGCCATTCATGCGCCTCGCAGGCGCAGTACGGGGTCCTAGGAACCTCTCGAGTCGGAAGGGGTTCTCCCGGTCTTGA
- a CDS encoding PIN domain-containing protein, whose protein sequence is MKGIADTGFLVAFANRGDRHHEWAVRVAERVTEPLLTCEAVLAEASFHLHSVPLVLAMLREGLIALAFDCKDHLPQLAALADRYADRHPDLADLCLIRMSELHPRHSIITVDRKDFRVYRRNKRETIPLVCPPDA, encoded by the coding sequence TTGAAAGGGATCGCGGACACCGGCTTCCTGGTCGCCTTCGCGAATCGCGGCGACCGGCATCACGAGTGGGCCGTCAGGGTCGCGGAGCGCGTGACGGAACCCCTCCTAACGTGTGAGGCCGTCCTCGCCGAGGCATCTTTCCACCTGCACAGCGTGCCGCTGGTGCTGGCCATGTTGCGCGAGGGACTCATCGCCCTCGCCTTCGATTGCAAGGACCACCTGCCGCAGCTCGCTGCGCTTGCGGATCGCTACGCCGATCGCCACCCGGATCTGGCGGACCTGTGCCTGATCCGGATGAGCGAACTTCATCCCCGCCACAGCATCATTACCGTGGACCGGAAGGACTTTCGCGTCTATCGCCGCAACAAGCGAGAAACAATCCCGCTCGTGTGCCCGCCGGACGCCTGA
- the hrpB gene encoding ATP-dependent helicase HrpB, producing MQPLPIDALLPDAVASLRRSPRLVLRAAPGAGKTTRVPAALLDAGLAGDRHVLVLEPRRIAARAAAAYVARERGGALGEEVGYRVRFEERGGPRTRLWFVTEGVFGRLLAADPFLERVGVVVLDEFHERHLQGDVALAVVREVQETVRPDLRLAVMSATLETDALARALGDAAVLTAEGRAFPVAIEYDEEAAAEVHLATRVARALRRILDDPGDVLVFLPGAAEIRRAAEAIGPLAAARGLDVVTLHGDQPLDAQERALRPGPHRRVILATNVAETALTVEGVTAVIDSGLARVARLEPRHGINVLRVQPISRAAADQRAGRAGRLAPGRCLRLWSRAEHAGRRAAETPEVLRLDLTRIVLELHAWALADARRLRWLDPPPPHALERAERLLAQLGALEPATGALTPIGRRMLELPAEPRLARLLVEAERTGSAAEGALLAALASERDILAAGRSFGPSTTADFPPGPSDLELRARLFEDAARHRFAAEACRALGLDPGAARAVERARRQLARLLGRGPAASPDPDALRRATLAGFPDRVARRRAPGSPRAVMVGGTGVVLGRESVVREAELFVAVDLERGGGPEARVRVACAIERDWLGPAVHEVRELAFDPERGRVVERARRCYHDLVLAETVRTDVDRSAAGAVLAAVARADPAATGAVGDPERELVARLRFLARWLPELGWPADPETLLSEAIASVASGCVSFAELAARDVGGALLGLLAPVQRAALDREAPARYRLPSGRLAPVRYPRDRPPVVAARIQELFGLAATPRVAAGRVPLVLELLAPNARPVQITDDLVSFWHTTYPEVRRVLRGRYPKHAWPDDPSAAAPRRPR from the coding sequence GTGCAGCCCCTCCCGATCGACGCCCTCCTCCCCGACGCCGTGGCGAGCCTCCGCCGCTCGCCCCGCCTCGTCCTCCGCGCCGCCCCCGGCGCCGGCAAGACGACGCGCGTGCCCGCGGCGCTCCTCGATGCGGGCCTCGCCGGCGATCGGCACGTCCTCGTCCTCGAGCCACGGCGGATCGCGGCGCGCGCGGCGGCGGCGTACGTCGCCCGCGAGCGCGGCGGTGCGCTCGGCGAGGAGGTGGGCTACCGCGTGCGCTTCGAGGAGCGCGGCGGCCCCCGGACCCGGCTGTGGTTCGTGACCGAGGGCGTCTTCGGCCGCCTGCTCGCGGCCGATCCCTTCCTCGAGCGTGTCGGCGTCGTCGTCCTCGACGAGTTCCACGAGCGGCACCTGCAGGGCGACGTCGCGCTCGCCGTGGTGCGAGAGGTCCAGGAGACCGTGCGCCCGGACCTCCGCCTCGCCGTCATGTCGGCGACGCTCGAGACCGACGCGCTGGCGCGCGCGCTGGGCGACGCCGCCGTCCTGACCGCCGAAGGCCGGGCCTTCCCGGTGGCGATCGAGTACGACGAGGAGGCGGCCGCCGAGGTGCACCTCGCGACGCGCGTCGCCCGGGCGCTCCGGCGGATCCTCGACGATCCCGGGGACGTGCTGGTCTTCCTCCCGGGCGCGGCCGAGATCCGTCGCGCCGCCGAGGCGATCGGGCCGCTCGCGGCCGCACGCGGGCTCGACGTCGTCACCCTGCACGGCGATCAGCCGCTCGACGCGCAGGAGCGGGCGCTTCGCCCCGGGCCGCACCGGCGCGTCATCCTCGCCACCAACGTCGCCGAGACCGCGCTCACCGTCGAGGGCGTCACCGCCGTGATCGACTCGGGGCTCGCGCGCGTCGCCCGCCTCGAGCCGCGCCACGGGATCAACGTGCTCCGCGTGCAGCCGATCAGCCGCGCCGCCGCCGACCAGCGCGCGGGTCGGGCGGGCCGGCTCGCGCCCGGCCGCTGTCTCCGCCTCTGGTCGCGGGCCGAGCATGCCGGCAGGCGCGCCGCGGAGACGCCGGAGGTGCTGCGCCTCGACCTCACCCGCATCGTGCTCGAGCTGCACGCCTGGGCGCTCGCCGACGCGCGCCGCCTCCGCTGGCTCGATCCTCCACCGCCGCACGCGCTCGAGCGTGCCGAGCGCCTCCTCGCGCAGCTCGGCGCGCTCGAGCCGGCGACCGGGGCACTCACGCCGATCGGCCGCCGCATGCTCGAGCTGCCCGCCGAGCCGCGCCTCGCGCGCCTCCTGGTCGAGGCCGAGCGGACCGGCTCGGCCGCGGAGGGCGCGCTCCTCGCGGCGCTCGCCAGCGAGCGCGACATCCTGGCCGCGGGCCGGAGCTTCGGCCCATCGACGACGGCCGACTTTCCGCCCGGGCCGTCCGACCTGGAGCTCCGGGCCCGGCTCTTCGAGGATGCCGCACGGCACCGCTTCGCGGCCGAAGCCTGCCGCGCCCTCGGTCTCGACCCGGGCGCCGCGCGCGCCGTCGAGCGGGCGCGGCGCCAGCTCGCGCGCCTGCTCGGACGCGGGCCGGCGGCATCCCCGGATCCCGACGCGCTGCGCCGCGCCACGCTCGCCGGGTTCCCCGATCGCGTCGCGCGGCGGCGGGCGCCCGGCTCGCCGCGCGCCGTCATGGTGGGCGGCACGGGCGTCGTGCTCGGCCGCGAGAGCGTCGTCCGCGAGGCCGAGCTCTTCGTCGCCGTCGACCTCGAGCGCGGCGGCGGGCCGGAGGCGCGCGTCCGGGTCGCCTGCGCGATCGAGCGCGACTGGCTCGGGCCTGCCGTGCACGAGGTACGCGAGCTGGCGTTCGACCCCGAGCGCGGCCGCGTGGTCGAGCGCGCCCGCAGGTGCTACCACGACCTCGTGCTCGCCGAGACCGTGCGCACGGACGTCGACCGGAGCGCCGCGGGGGCCGTGCTGGCGGCGGTGGCCCGCGCCGATCCTGCGGCGACGGGCGCCGTCGGCGACCCCGAGCGCGAGCTCGTCGCTCGCCTCCGCTTCCTCGCGCGCTGGCTCCCCGAGCTCGGCTGGCCGGCGGATCCGGAGACGCTGCTCTCCGAGGCCATCGCCTCGGTCGCGAGCGGGTGCGTGAGCTTCGCCGAGCTCGCCGCCCGCGACGTCGGCGGTGCGCTGCTCGGCCTCCTGGCGCCCGTGCAGCGCGCCGCGCTCGACCGTGAGGCACCCGCTCGCTACCGGCTGCCGAGCGGCCGGCTCGCGCCGGTGCGCTACCCGCGCGACCGGCCGCCGGTGGTCGCGGCGCGCATCCAGGAGCTCTTCGGTCTCGCGGCCACGCCGCGCGTCGCGGCGGGCCGCGTGCCACTCGTCCTCGAGCTGCTCGCCCCGAATGCCCGTCCGGTCCAGATCACCGACGACCTCGTCAGCTTCTGGCACACGACGTATCCCGAGGTCCGGAGGGTGCTGCGCGGGCGGTACCCGAAGCACGCCTGGCCCGACGATCCTTCGGCCGCCGCGCCGCGCCGGCCGCGCTGA
- a CDS encoding lipase maturation factor family protein, with amino-acid sequence MAVAPPRPSYWLTRFLILRLLGLVYFVAFLSLAQQVLPLIGTDGLLPVGLFLERVQTHFGSRLAGFLQIPSVFWVNASDRVLVVAAWAGTALSLVVLLGFANAPLLAVLWALYLSFVHIGQDWYGYGWEIQLLETGFLAVFLCPLLDGRPFPRRPPPTPVVWCLRWLVFRIMLGAGLIKLRGDPCWRNFTCLYYHYETQPLPNPLSWRLHFMPHWFHQLGVLFNHLAELAAPWFAFGPRAARHAAGTVLLALQIFLILSGNLSFLNWLTIVPILACFDDSLLGRLLPRRLAARAERGAREAEPSRAQQVAVAGLVAVVALLSIAPVENLLSRRQAMNTSFNRLDLVNTYGAFGTVGRERREIVFEGTRDEVLGDQTRWLPYEFKCKPGDPERRPCIIAPYQYRIDWQIWFAAMSTADRYPWTLHLLWKLLHNDPGALSLLATNPFPDAPPRWVRARLFRYEFAPPGDPSGAWWKRTPLGLWIVPLSADDPRLRRFLAMYGWS; translated from the coding sequence ATGGCAGTCGCGCCGCCCCGTCCGTCGTACTGGCTCACCCGCTTCCTCATCTTGCGACTCCTCGGCCTCGTCTACTTCGTCGCGTTCCTGTCGCTCGCGCAGCAGGTCCTGCCGCTCATCGGAACTGACGGCCTGCTCCCCGTGGGGCTCTTCCTCGAGCGCGTCCAGACGCACTTCGGCTCACGCCTCGCCGGCTTCCTCCAGATTCCGAGCGTCTTCTGGGTCAACGCCTCCGATCGCGTGCTGGTCGTCGCAGCCTGGGCCGGCACCGCCCTCTCGCTCGTCGTGCTCCTCGGCTTCGCCAACGCGCCCCTGCTGGCAGTCCTCTGGGCCCTCTACCTCTCCTTCGTCCACATCGGGCAGGACTGGTACGGCTACGGGTGGGAGATCCAGCTCCTCGAGACCGGCTTCCTCGCCGTCTTCCTCTGCCCCCTGCTCGACGGGCGCCCCTTCCCGCGCCGCCCGCCGCCGACGCCGGTCGTGTGGTGTCTTCGCTGGCTCGTCTTCCGCATCATGCTCGGCGCGGGGCTCATCAAGCTGCGCGGCGACCCGTGCTGGCGGAACTTCACCTGCCTCTACTACCACTACGAGACGCAGCCCCTTCCGAACCCGCTCAGCTGGCGGCTCCACTTCATGCCGCACTGGTTCCACCAGCTCGGGGTGCTCTTCAACCACCTCGCCGAGCTGGCCGCGCCGTGGTTCGCCTTCGGCCCGCGCGCGGCGCGCCACGCGGCCGGCACCGTCCTCCTCGCCCTCCAGATCTTCCTCATCCTGAGCGGCAACCTCTCGTTCCTCAACTGGCTGACGATCGTCCCGATCCTCGCCTGCTTCGACGACTCGCTCCTCGGCCGCCTCCTCCCGCGGCGGCTGGCCGCGCGCGCCGAGCGGGGGGCCCGCGAAGCAGAGCCCTCGCGCGCGCAGCAGGTCGCCGTCGCGGGGCTCGTCGCGGTCGTGGCCCTGCTCAGCATCGCGCCGGTCGAGAACCTCCTCTCCCGCCGCCAGGCGATGAACACGTCGTTCAACCGCCTCGACCTCGTCAACACCTACGGCGCCTTCGGGACGGTCGGGCGCGAGCGCCGCGAGATCGTCTTCGAGGGCACGCGCGACGAGGTGCTCGGCGACCAGACCCGCTGGCTCCCTTACGAGTTCAAGTGCAAGCCCGGCGATCCCGAGCGTCGGCCCTGCATCATCGCCCCGTACCAGTATCGGATTGACTGGCAGATCTGGTTCGCGGCCATGTCGACGGCGGACCGTTACCCGTGGACCCTCCACCTGCTGTGGAAGCTGCTGCACAACGACCCCGGTGCGCTCTCCCTGCTGGCGACGAACCCCTTCCCCGACGCCCCGCCGCGCTGGGTGCGCGCCCGGCTCTTCCGCTACGAGTTCGCGCCCCCCGGCGACCCGAGCGGCGCCTGGTGGAAGCGGACGCCCCTCGGTCTCTGGATCGTGCCCCTGTCCGCCGACGACCCACGCCTCCGGCGCTTCCTCGCCATGTACGGCTGGAGTTAG
- a CDS encoding Flp family type IVb pilin has translation MKTATTKAGLRRDERGQGLAEYAITIGVITLAVIAAVQLVGTYITPIWNSAASNIQSAAG, from the coding sequence ATGAAGACCGCGACCACGAAGGCCGGCCTCCGCCGTGACGAGCGCGGGCAGGGCCTCGCCGAGTACGCCATCACCATCGGCGTCATCACGCTGGCCGTCATCGCCGCCGTGCAGCTCGTGGGCACGTACATCACCCCGATCTGGAACAGCGCGGCGAGCAACATCCAGTCCGCGGCGGGCTGA
- a CDS encoding LLM class F420-dependent oxidoreductase, whose product MTRHPIRFGIQTAQQGIEWGQMRDLWQKADAWGYDSLWGFDHFYPVFVDPEGPCFEGWTVLSALAQATSRARIGLLVSGNSYRHPCVTAKMAATLDHVSGGRLNLGIGAGWFELEHRSFGIEFKSTAARLQALDEACRIILGMLTESRTTVHGKHYTVNDAIGLPKPVQRPHPPLMIGGKGRRVLLRIVARYADMWNIGAGAEEMRDLIDVLRRHGDAVGRDTDAIEKTVLLPLCYRAAPPREEFVCRLMASMRQTTPELVRRQIMIGDKQECLDTVARYVEAGVTHFIFMVFAPYFMDEIQGFAEEVVPAARRA is encoded by the coding sequence ATGACACGACATCCGATCCGCTTCGGCATCCAGACCGCGCAGCAGGGCATCGAATGGGGCCAGATGCGCGACCTCTGGCAAAAGGCCGACGCGTGGGGCTACGACTCGCTCTGGGGCTTCGATCACTTCTATCCCGTCTTCGTCGACCCCGAGGGTCCCTGCTTCGAGGGCTGGACCGTGCTCTCCGCTCTCGCGCAGGCGACCAGTCGAGCCCGCATCGGGCTCCTCGTCTCCGGCAACTCGTACCGCCACCCGTGCGTGACGGCCAAGATGGCGGCGACGCTCGATCACGTGAGCGGCGGGCGGCTGAACCTCGGCATCGGCGCGGGATGGTTCGAGCTCGAGCACCGGAGCTTCGGCATCGAGTTCAAGAGCACCGCGGCGCGCCTGCAAGCGCTCGACGAGGCGTGCCGGATCATCCTCGGCATGCTCACCGAGAGCCGGACGACCGTCCACGGCAAGCACTACACGGTGAACGACGCGATCGGCCTCCCGAAGCCCGTGCAGCGGCCGCACCCGCCGCTCATGATCGGCGGCAAGGGCCGGCGGGTGCTGCTGCGCATCGTCGCCCGCTACGCCGACATGTGGAACATCGGCGCCGGCGCCGAGGAGATGCGGGATCTGATCGACGTCCTGCGCCGCCACGGGGACGCCGTGGGGCGCGACACCGACGCCATCGAGAAGACCGTCCTCCTCCCGCTCTGCTATCGCGCGGCGCCGCCGCGGGAGGAGTTCGTGTGCCGGCTCATGGCGTCGATGCGCCAGACGACGCCCGAGCTGGTCCGCCGCCAGATCATGATCGGCGACAAGCAGGAGTGTCTCGACACGGTTGCGCGCTACGTCGAGGCCGGCGTCACGCACTTCATCTTCATGGTCTTCGCGCCGTACTTCATGGACGAGATCCAGGGGTTCGCCGAGGAGGTCGTCCCCGCCGCGCGGCGCGCCTGA
- a CDS encoding amidohydrolase, giving the protein MPAPVIDMWAPILPVPEVMRYTVDNFPDAMLGYLRVFYKTEPTQEAFRARAGAIATPLEDVLAALDTAGIARTLITGFDERSSCGKTFIANELVATLAARRPDRVIPFAGADVLRGKTAVAEFETWVRERGFRGLSLRPFMIGLPADDRHCYPFYAKCVELGVPLSIHTSANWTTTAVNDLGHPRHLDLVARDFPELKIVMSHAGYPWVLEAVLLAWKYPNVYLELAAHRPKYLAESGTGWEPLLRFGQTTIADKVLFGTGWFLLGRPPAEIVAEFRALPVKPAVMEKWLGVNAARLLGEA; this is encoded by the coding sequence ATGCCAGCCCCCGTCATCGACATGTGGGCGCCGATCCTCCCCGTCCCGGAAGTCATGCGCTACACGGTCGACAACTTCCCCGACGCGATGCTCGGCTACCTGCGAGTGTTCTACAAGACGGAGCCAACGCAGGAGGCCTTCCGCGCGCGGGCGGGGGCGATCGCCACGCCCCTCGAGGACGTTCTCGCCGCGCTGGACACCGCGGGCATCGCGCGCACGCTGATCACGGGCTTCGACGAGCGGTCGAGCTGCGGCAAGACGTTCATCGCGAACGAGCTCGTCGCGACGCTCGCCGCCCGTCGCCCCGACCGCGTGATCCCGTTCGCGGGTGCCGACGTGCTGCGCGGCAAGACCGCGGTGGCCGAGTTCGAGACCTGGGTGCGCGAGCGCGGCTTTCGCGGCCTCAGCCTCCGGCCTTTCATGATCGGACTCCCGGCGGACGACCGCCACTGCTATCCGTTCTACGCGAAGTGCGTCGAGCTCGGCGTCCCGCTCAGCATCCATACCTCGGCCAACTGGACGACGACCGCCGTCAACGACCTCGGCCATCCGCGCCACCTCGACCTCGTCGCGCGGGACTTTCCCGAGCTGAAGATCGTGATGAGCCATGCGGGCTATCCGTGGGTGCTCGAGGCCGTGCTGCTCGCCTGGAAGTACCCGAACGTCTACCTCGAGCTCGCCGCCCATCGCCCGAAGTACCTGGCCGAGTCCGGGACGGGATGGGAGCCGCTCCTCCGCTTCGGTCAGACGACCATCGCGGACAAGGTGCTGTTCGGCACGGGGTGGTTCCTCCTCGGCCGGCCGCCGGCCGAGATCGTCGCCGAGTTCCGGGCGCTGCCCGTCAAGCCGGCGGTGATGGAGAAGTGGCTCGGCGTAAACGCGGCGCGGCTGCTCGGCGAGGCGTGA